In Panthera tigris isolate Pti1 chromosome C1, P.tigris_Pti1_mat1.1, whole genome shotgun sequence, the following proteins share a genomic window:
- the ZNF687 gene encoding zinc finger protein 687: MGDMKTPDFDDLLAAFDIPDIDANEAIHSGPEENEGPGDSGKPEPSVGGESGEATAAAARDGPEVPAQTSDHGLPPPDISAVSVIVKNTVCPEQPESPAGSSGGDGARAVGVTKEGPVGHRLMQNGFGDPESSLPGTPHSPAPPSGGTWKEKAMEGKAPLDLFAHFGPEPGEHPDPLPPAAPSPPQEGAMTPPPFSSPFELSRENGPALLSSGSPPLLGTLKQDSPIHPPGLAGLGSGSSPEAMDIPAGTSPPQVAGVPFFKQSPGHQSPPASPRVPRCQPLKEEEEEGPVAKSSPRSPQSPSSGAEAADEDSNDSPASSSSSRPLKVRIKTIKTSCGNITRTVTRVPSDPEPPAPLAEGTLLAEAGLLKLSPAPPTPEGPKVVSVQLGDGTRLKGTVLPVATIQNASTAMLMAASVARKAVVLPGGAATSPKTMAKNVLGLVPQTLPKAEGRAGLGAGGQKVNGASVVMVQPSKPAPGPGVGGGTVISRTQSSLVEAFNKVLNSKNLLPAYRPNLSPPAEAGLALPPTGYRCLECGDAFSLEKSLARHYDRRSMRIEVTCNHCARRLVFFNKCSLLLHAREHKDKGLVMQCSHLVMRPVALDQMVGQPDITPLLAVPPALGPPALPALGKGDGAITAAITAVPAEAPVLPLSSEPPAAPATSAYTCFRCLECKEQCRDKAGMAAHFQQLGPPAPGANSTVCPTCPMMLPNRCSFSAHQRMHKNRPPHVCPECGGNFLQANFQTHLREACLHLSRRVGYRCPSCAVVFGGVNSIKSHIQTSHCEVFHKCPICPMAFKSAPSAHAHLYTQHPSFHAQQAKMIYKCAMCDTVFTHKPLLSSHFDQHLLPQRVSVFKCPSCPLLFAQKRTMLDHLKNTHQSGRQGEDTAGKGAAGALTTPKAEPEELAVSRGGTTVPTEESSSSSEEEELPSSPSPPRPTKRPRRELGSKGIKGGGGGGPGGWTCGLCHSWFPERDEYVAHMKKEHGKSVKKFPCRLCERSFCSAPSLRRHVRVNHEGIKRVYPCRYCTEGKRTFSSRLILEKHVQVRHGLPLGSQSPGRGSTLARGPSARAQGPGRKRRQSSDSCSEEPDSTTPPAKSPRGGPSSGGHGPLRYRSGGSVEQSLMVGLRVDGGAQQCLDCGLCFASPGSLSRHRFISHKKKRGVGGASALGLGDGEEGPPPLRSDPEGGESPLPASGGPLTCKVCGKSCDSPLNLKTHFRTHGMAFIRARQGGSGDN; encoded by the exons ATGGGGGACATGAAGACCCCTGATTTCGACGACCTCCTTGCTGCCTTTGACATCCCTGACATTGATGCAAACGAAGCCATCCATTCTGGGCCAGAAGAAAATGAGGGGCCCGGAGACTCAGGGAAGCCAGAACCCAGTGTAGGGGGTGAATCTGGAGAGGCAACAGCAGCAGCTGCCCGGGATGGCCCCGAGGTTCCAGCCCAGACCTCTGATCATGGCCTGCCACCCCCAGACATCTCAGCAGTCAGCGTCATTGTCAAGAACACTGTGTGTCCCGAGCAGCCTGAGTCCCCGGCTGGAAGTTCAGGAGGGGACGGGGCCCGGGCTGTGGGGGTGACTAAGGAAGGGCCTGTGGGACATCGTCTGATGCAGAATGGTTTTGGGGACCCTGAGTCATCCCTTCCAGGTACACCCCACTCTCCAGCTCCTCCCAGTGGGGGTACCTGGAAAGAAAAAGCCATGGAAGGCAAAGCTCCTTTGGACCTTTTTGCTCATTTTGGGCCTGAGCCAGGGGAGCATCCTgatcccctccctcctgctgcaCCCTCCCCGCCTCAGGAAGGGGCCATGAccccacctcctttctcttctccctttgagCTGTCCCGGGAGAATGGCCCAGCCTTGCTGTCGTCTGGTTCTCCCCCACTGCTGGGGACCTTGAAGCAAGACAGCCCCATTCATCCTCCGGGCCTAGCCGGGCTAGGCTCTGGCTCTAGCCCTGAGGCCATGGACATTCCTGCtggcacctcccctccccaggttGCGGGGGTGCCCTTCTTCAAGCAGTCTCCAGGGCATCAgagccctcctgcctcccccagagTGCCCCGCTGTCAGCCcctgaaggaagaggaggaggaggggccggtGGCCAAGTCTTCCCCCAGAAGTCCCCAGAGTCCCTCTAGTGGAGCCGAGGCCGCAGATGAGGACAGCAACGactcccctgcctcttccagctcctcaAGGCCTCTCAAGGTGCGGATCAAGACCATTAAAACGTCCTGCGGGAATATCACAAGGACGGTAACCCGGGTCCCGTCAGATCCCGAACCCCCTGCCCCCTTGGCCGAAGGGACCCTCCTAGCTGAGGCTGGCCTCCTGAAGCTATCCCCTGCGCCCCCGACCCCTGAGGGTCCAAAGGTGGTGAGCGTCCAGCTGGGTGACGGTACACGGCTAAAAGGCACCGTGCTTCCTGTGGCCACCATCCAGAATGCAAGTACGGCCATGCTGATGGCGGCCAGCGTGGCCCGCAAGGCCGTGGTTCTGCCTGGAGGTGCTGCCACCAGCCCTAAGACGATGGCTAAGAATGTGCTAGGTCTGGTGCCCCAAACCCTGCCCAAGGCCGAGGGGCGagcggggctgggggccggggggcagAAGGTGAACGGTGCCTCGGTGGTGATGGTGCAGCCCTCCAAGCCGGCCCCCGGGCCCGGGGTGGGTGGTGGCACGGTGATCTCGCGGACTCAGTCTAGCCTGGTGGAGGCCTTCAACAAGGTCCTCAATAGCAAGAACCTGCTGCCTGCCTACCGGCCCAACCTGAGTCCTCCGGCCGAGGCCGGGCTGGCCCTGCCTCCAACGGGCTACCGCTGCCTTGAGTGTGGGGATGCCTTCTCACTGGAGAAGAGCCTGGCGCGGCACTATGACCGCCGGAGCATGCGCATCGAGGTCACCTGCAACCACTGTGCCCGTCGCCTGGTCTTCTTCAACAAGTGCAGCCTGCTGCTGCATGCCCGAGAGCACAAGGACAAAGGACTCGTCATGCAGTGCTCACACCTGGTCATGAGGCCCGTTGCTCTGGACCAGATGGTGGGGCAGCCGGATATCACGCCCCTGCTGGCTGTCCCTCCTGCCCTCGGACCTCCAGCCTTGCCTGCCCTGGGCAAGGGGGACGGGGCCATCACCGCCGCCATTACTGCAGTTCCTGCTGAGGCCCCTGTGCTGCCGCTCTCCTCCGAgccccctgctgcccctgccACCTCGGCTTACACCTGTTTTCGCTGCCTGGAGTGTAAGGAGCAGTGCCGGGACAAGGCGGGCATGGCTGCCCACTTCCAGCAGCTTGGgccccctgcccctggggccAACAGCACT GTGTGCCCCACCTGTCCCATGATGCTCCCCAATCGCTGCAGCTTCAGCGCCCACCAGCGTATGCATAAGAACCGGCCTCCCCACGTCTGCCCTGAGTGTGGGGGCAACTTCCTGCAAGCCAATTTCCAGACCCATCTCCGGGAGGCCTGTCTGCATTTGTCTCGCCGCGTGGGATACAG gtgccctagcTGCGCAGTGGTGTTTGGGGGTGTGAACTCCATCAAGTCCCACATCCAGACGTCGCACTGCGAGGTTTTCCACAAGTGCCCCATCTGCCCCATGGCCTTCAAGTCTGCACCCAGCGCCCACGCCCACCTGTACACCCAGCACCCCAGCTTCCATGCGCAGCAGGCCAA GATGATCTACAAGTGCGCCATGTGTGACACGGTCTTCACTCACAaacccctcctctcctcacacTTCGACCAGCACCTGCTGCCCCAGCGTGTCAGCGTCTTCAAGTGCCCGTCTTGTCCTCTGCTTTTTGCCCAAAAAAGGACCATGCTGGATCATCTCAAG aacaCCCATCAGTCTGGGCGCCAGGGGGAGGACACTGCTGGGAAAGGGGCCGCGGGTGCCCTAACAACCCCCAAGGCTGAGCCCGAGGAGCTGGCTGTGTCTCGGGGAGGAACAACCGTCCCCACTGAGGAGTCGTCTTCATCCTCGGAAGAGGAAGAACTACCCAGCTCCCCCTCGCCCCCTCGCCCAACCAAACGGCCCCGGCGGGAGCTAGGGAGCAAAGGCATCaagggtggtgggggcgggggccctGGAGGCTGGACCTGTGGCCTTTGTCACTCCTGGTTCCCCGAGCGAGATGAGTATGTGGCTCACATGAAGAAGGAGCATGGCAAG TCTGTGAAAAAGTTTCCCTGTCGCCTGTGTGAGCGCTCCTTCTGTTCCGCCCCCAGCCTGAGGCGCCACGTCAGGGTCAATCATGAGGGGATCAAGCGAGTTTACCCATGCAG GTATTGCACAGAGGGAAAACGCACCTTCAGCAGCCGCCTGATCCTGGAGAAACATGTCCAGGTTCGGCATGGCTTGCCACTCGGGTCCCAGTCCCCTGGCCGGGGGAGCACCCTGGCTCGGGGCCCCAGTGCCAGAGCCCAG GGGCCAGGACGGAAACGCCGCCAGTCCTCTGACTCTTGTAGTGAGGAGCCTGACAGCACAACACCCCCGGCCAAGTCCCCCAGGGGTGGGCCCAGCTCAGGAGGCCACGGGCCCCTGCGTTACCGGAGTGGTGGCTCAGTGGAACAGAGCCTTATGGTGGGGTTGAGGGTGGACGGCGGTGCCCAGCAGTGCCTCGACTGTGGCTTGTGCTTCGCCTCCCCGGGCTCGCTGAGCCGGCACCGTTTcatcagccacaaaaagaaacgGGGTGTGGGTGGTGCCAGTGCCCTGGGCCTGGGTGATGGGGAAGAGGGCCCTCCTCCACTGAGGTCTGATCCAGAGGGTGGAGAGTCCCCCTTGCCTGCCTCTGGGGGCCCGCTGACCTGTAAAGTCTGTGGCAAGAGCTGCGACAGCCCCCTCAACCTCAAGACCCATTTCCGCACACACGGCATGGCGTTCATCAGGGCTCGGCAAGGGGGCAGCGGGGACAACTAG